A window from Culex pipiens pallens isolate TS chromosome 3, TS_CPP_V2, whole genome shotgun sequence encodes these proteins:
- the LOC120412383 gene encoding 2-acylglycerol O-acyltransferase 2-like isoform X1 — MRKIEWAPLNVPLRRRLETLSACGWMCLFLFGELWMLLYYFYLLIFGGLYARTFCLIYGIFIYIDRKAGVNGGRGQGLKWFRNLYCWKLLQSYFPAKLHKTVDLPADRNYIFAAFPHGVLSTSTFINYGTDTTGFCRLFPGIRSKPCTLDFHFIIPFFRELPLNWGFASCSSASIKNMMTASNNPNHPANRDGFTSNAAVLVVGGAAESLHCRPNNFKLVLKKRKGFCKIALETGASLVPVLHFGELDLFDQPPNPPGSPLRNFQEWIKNTTGIAPAAFRGVGFLQNTYGIIPRPKPLNAVIGRPIEMGKIEKPTQADVDKLHERFCKELTELFEENKPKFVENYQNVMLVFE, encoded by the exons atgaggaaaatcgAGTGGGCACCCCTGAATGTGCCCCTGCGGCGCCGCCTGGAAACCCTGAGTGCCTGCGGATGGATGTGCCTGTTCCTGTTCGGTGAGCTGTGGATGCTGTTGTACTACTTCTACCTGCTG ATATTCGGAGGACTCTACGCCAGAACCTTCTGCCTCATCTATGGAATCTTCATCTACATAGACCGAAAAGCAGGAGTTAACGGTGGGCGAGGTCAAGG CTTGAAGTGGTTCCGGAACCTGTACTGCTGGAAGCTGCTCCAGTCGTACTTCCCGGCAAAGCTGCACAAGACAGTCGATCTGCCGGCGGATCGAAACTATATTTTTGCCGCTTTTCCACACGGAGTGCTCAG CACCTCGACCTTCATAAACTACGGCACCGACACCACCGGCTTCTGCCGGCTATTCCCCGGCATCCGGTCAAAGCCGTGCACCCTGGACTTCCACTTTATCATTCCGTTCTTCCGCGAGCTTCCCCTTAACTGGGGTTTTGCATCGTGTTCATCGGCCAGTATTAAAAACATGATGACCGCCTCGAACAACCCAAACCATCCGGCCAACCGGGACGGATTCACCTCAAATGCTGCGGTCCTGGTGGTCGGAGGTGCCGCCGAGTCCTTGCACTGCCGCCCGAACAACTTCAAACTTGTCCTGAAGAAACGGAAAGGATTCTGCAAGATTGCCCTCGAAACGGGAGCCAGCCTCGTACCGGTGCTTCACTTTGGTGAGCTGGATCTGTTCGATCAACCGCCGAATCCTCCCGGTTCTCCGCTGCGAAACTTCCAGGAGTGGATTAAAAACACCACCGGAATTGCGCCAGCCGCCTTTCGGGGTGTTGGGTTCTTGCAGAATACCTACGGGATTATTCCAAGGCCAAAGCCATTGAATGCAGTCA TTGGACGCCCGATTGAGATGGGTAAGATCGAGAAGCCAACCCAGGCGGATGTGGATAAGCTGCACGAAAGATTCTGCAAAGAATTGACGGAGCTGTTTGAGGAAAACAAGCCGAAATTCGTGGAGAATTACCAGAATGTTATGCTGGTGTTTGAGTAG
- the LOC128093509 gene encoding uncharacterized protein LOC128093509 yields MEILLVKSHFQSGFHPGRFAFVKKMENYGEILKSSRGGDVLLFGGYMYSLNRLTEDTYYWECKYRNKTKKEVASCSARLNSRLRDNRHLVCSTVKDHTHAPDTSEVAKVRLRMELTENSNEVF; encoded by the exons ATGGAAATACTGTTGGTGAAAAGTCATTTTCAATCGGGATTCCATCCAGGTCGGTTCGCTTTTGTgaagaaaatggaaaattaCGGCGAAATTTTGAAGAGTTCGCGCGGTGGAGACGTTTTGCTGTTCGGTGGATACATGTACAGCCTCAATCGACTG ACCGAAGACACCTACTACTGGGAATGCAAATATCGCAACAAAACGAAGAAGGAAGTGGCAAGTTGTTCGGCAAGGCTCAATTCAAGACTTCGAGACAACCGACACCTGGTTTGTTCCACCGTTAAGGATCATACCCACGCACCGGACACTTCCGAGGTCGCTAAAGTAAGGTTGAGGATGGAGCTGACAGAGAATAGTAATGAAGTTTTCTGA